GAGGTCTCCATGATGGTCAAGCTGCAGTACTCCAATAGGTTCAGGCTGCCCAATTCCTAAACAATTAATGCCATTCTCTATCAGAATTGCATCAATTGAGTGGAGAGCCATGTTTTCCACATGTTCTGCAATAAAACCTTGGTGTAAGAAATCTTCAATCATGGATTCCTTGTGAGTGGTCCACAGGTGAAGAGTATTTGCAGGGTTCATATAAGTGCACAGAGTAGCAAACATAACACAACTGTAAGGGCATCCGACAGGCAGCAGCTTCTAGAAATGCATGTTCTAGTGTGTCATCGTTTGAGAGAAGACCGTATCTTGGCATGCTGCCTTAAATGTTGGCAAGATTTCTCCTTCTACAGTTCACAAATCCTGGAAGCTCACAGTGCCTGAAACATGCTGCAGCAACATTCACAAGTCTCTAGGGCTCACTTTATACATTCTACTGATGATATTAGAATTCCTTTGCCTTGGTGTCCATGTTCTACTGCGTTCATTAAACACATAATGCAGCGGGATGTCAGAGTACAAATGATTCCTTGCATCATCATACTCATGCAGTGAGGGTAATGTCATGGTCCCTCTGTGCCTGAGCAGCTTGCTGAGTGCTACCTCTGTGAAAGTAAACTCTTTGCTGGTCTTCAAGATGTACTGCAAGTCTGTAGACAGTGTGAGATGTGTCATGTAGCTTAAATTCTGACAGTCTCCACATAGCTTCCAGAGGAGAAACATATTGGCAAGTAAGATAATTAGTAATTTCATCGTGAGCTTGATTCTGCTCATGATCTACTGCTGAGTTGTCTTTTACTTCAACAGAAGCACAGTCATGTCCCTTGTGCACATACTTGAATATATGTTTAATGCTTTTCACAGATGAACAAATTTCTACACTAATGTGAGCCCTGTACTTTTTCAGCAGGCAGGCATGGTATGGCACAACGTTCCTATTGTCAACTGAGTGACATCCAACTTGAACTATGACTCCAGTATTGCGTTTTCTGTACTCTGGATAGCCATTCAAATTAAGAAGTGTTTCATCTCTGTAGTTCTTTGGGAATTTCTTTTGACATGAGCCATTTTCCATGCAAGGGGAAGAAGGATTATTTGTTCTGCAAGGACCATGTATCATGCATATTTTCACTAAATCATGCAAGACTGGATCATCATTGGTATCAAGAATTTCAGCTGTCACGATCCTATCTATGTCATTGCTGTTTCTCAGTTTGTCCTCATTTTTCAACACTACCAATATGTGGCAGTGGAGAAGACCTCTCTTCTGAAACTCAATGTCATAGACATGAGCCACTGGCACCCTTAAAATGTGTCTATCCTTTATGTCCTTCATAAGTTCTGCAAGGTGTGACTTGCACACTTGGGCAGCTAAATCTGACCTATTTTCAGatgtttcattttgatgttgattatCAACTATCTCAGGGCACTTTGGGTTGCAAGTGTAAGTGATGAACAAGTCTGGCTTAGCATATTTTGAAACAATTGACATGACATCCTGAAAATATTGGTGCATATTCTTTGGACTGCCTGTGAATGAGGAAGGCAGTATCACTGACACTCCTGGTTCAATATTCTCATCTGCTTCTGTGTTCAAATAGTCCATCAATCCATTGTACCTTCCACTTGCAACTGG
This genomic interval from Octopus bimaculoides isolate UCB-OBI-ISO-001 chromosome 4, ASM119413v2, whole genome shotgun sequence contains the following:
- the LOC106874701 gene encoding uncharacterized protein LOC106874701, coding for MSRLKDAGCNILGTIRPVASGRYNGLMDYLNTEADENIEPGVSVILPSSFTGSPKNMHQYFQDVMSIVSKYAKPDLFITYTCNPKCPEIVDNQHQNETSENRSDLAAQVCKSHLAELMKDIKDRHILRVPVAHVYDIEFQKRGLLHCHILVVLKNEDKLRNSNDIDRIVTAEILDTNDDPVLHDLVKICMIHGPCRTNNPSSPCMENGSCQKKFPKNYRDETLLNLNGYPEYRKRNTGVIVQVGCHSVDNRNVVPYHACLLKKYRAHISVEICSSVKSIKHIFKYVHKGHDCASVEVKDNSAVDHEQNQAHDEITNYLTCQYVSPLEAMWRLSEFKLHDTSHTVYRLAVHLEDQQRVYFHRGSTQQAAQAQRDHDITLTA